In Alphaproteobacteria bacterium, one DNA window encodes the following:
- a CDS encoding HAD family hydrolase: MMNDKRLVFFDVDGVLIHGYHARPELRKCWDENIEHDLGIDREHFTQNFIFGIFTQRVVIGEMDLKLALSEYLSSVKSPVTAAELVDYWLENDSTVNDSLIEKIKLLKECGQVQLLIATNQEHYRADYLMKQIGFNQYFSDIFHSARIGYIKPDRNYFAGVMQKIGESSRPPIFFDDKQNIVDAAIDFGWEAHQFDGVDDLNKSSFIRSLL, from the coding sequence ATGATGAACGATAAGCGATTGGTCTTTTTTGATGTCGATGGGGTGCTTATTCATGGTTACCATGCAAGACCAGAACTCAGAAAGTGTTGGGATGAAAATATAGAGCATGATCTTGGTATTGATCGAGAGCATTTCACACAAAACTTTATTTTCGGCATTTTCACACAAAGAGTCGTTATTGGTGAAATGGACTTAAAGCTTGCCTTGTCTGAATACTTATCAAGTGTCAAAAGCCCTGTAACCGCTGCAGAGTTAGTAGATTACTGGTTGGAAAATGATTCCACTGTCAATGATTCATTGATCGAGAAGATCAAACTATTAAAAGAGTGCGGTCAAGTTCAGCTTCTCATCGCAACGAACCAAGAGCATTATAGAGCGGATTATTTAATGAAGCAGATCGGTTTCAATCAGTATTTTTCCGATATATTCCATTCGGCACGAATAGGATATATCAAGCCTGATAGAAATTACTTTGCCGGAGTCATGCAAAAAATAGGGGAATCTTCAAGGCCACCAATTTTCTTTGACGATAAACAAAACATTGTCGATGCAGCGATAGATTTTGGCTGGGAGGCGCATCAATTTGATGGTGTGGATGACCTTAATAAAAGCAGCTTCATTCGATCGCTTTTATAG
- a CDS encoding class I SAM-dependent methyltransferase has translation MNSSLSFISPPLHVMRQICLSTSCAQEMALDVYCQAPWPVRLFFWLRLRFLAWLMRRHEIRRDDTRVLDFGGGSGIFLPTLANAFSSVTLIDRDISNARTLADRLMLKNVHMVAADIVAHDFGEAQFDIIVAADVLEHFREPPLALIRHWLKPGGRLYTSLPTETWFYDLLRRLFGKTKPPDHYHSAAQVEASLRHAGFKKIGGLYHPLVWPVLSLFRISAWQVP, from the coding sequence ATGAATTCTTCCCTTTCTTTCATTTCCCCACCCTTGCATGTCATGCGCCAGATATGTCTTTCCACATCATGCGCTCAAGAGATGGCGCTGGATGTGTATTGCCAAGCTCCATGGCCGGTACGGCTGTTCTTTTGGTTGCGACTGCGATTCCTGGCATGGTTGATGCGCCGCCATGAAATCCGGCGCGATGACACTCGGGTTTTGGATTTTGGCGGTGGCAGTGGCATATTCCTGCCGACGCTGGCGAACGCTTTTTCTTCAGTAACATTAATTGATCGGGATATTTCTAATGCTCGCACACTGGCGGATCGACTGATGCTAAAAAACGTCCACATGGTGGCCGCTGACATTGTGGCGCACGACTTTGGCGAGGCTCAATTCGACATTATCGTCGCCGCCGATGTCCTTGAACATTTTCGTGAACCACCCTTGGCCTTGATCCGACATTGGCTTAAGCCTGGCGGCCGACTATACACAAGCCTTCCAACCGAGACTTGGTTCTACGACCTGCTGCGCCGTCTGTTCGGCAAAACTAAACCGCCTGATCATTATCACAGCGCCGCCCAAGTTGAAGCATCCTTACGCCATGCTGGTTTCAAGAAAATTGGCGGGTTGTATCATCCCCTTGTCTGGCCCGTCCTTTCTCTCTTTCGCATAAGCGCATGGCAAGTACCGTAA
- the mutM gene encoding bifunctional DNA-formamidopyrimidine glycosylase/DNA-(apurinic or apyrimidinic site) lyase: MPELPEVETIRQGLERTIRGQRILRVQVKRRDLRWPVPQGLAARIRGARITALRRRGKYLLVDLDSARTMLVHLGMSGRLVQDGPARTHDHVIFHLDSGAVLRFHDPRRFGMIDLVPTNRLESHDLLKNMGPEPFDPALTSARFHAMAKGRSTSLKAFLLDQSRVAGIGNIYACEALFRARLHPALSAGQMTPTQSRHLLQAVRAVLTEAIQSGGSSLRDYVQSDGSLGYFQHGFAVYDRKDRPCPVCATPIARLTQSARSTFFCTKCQAA, translated from the coding sequence ATGCCCGAACTACCCGAAGTTGAAACCATCCGCCAGGGCCTGGAACGCACGATTCGGGGGCAACGCATCTTGCGCGTCCAGGTGAAGCGGCGGGATTTGCGATGGCCGGTGCCGCAGGGATTGGCGGCAAGGATACGCGGCGCGCGCATCACGGCACTGCGACGACGCGGGAAATATTTGCTGGTGGATTTGGATTCGGCCCGGACGATGTTGGTGCATCTGGGCATGTCGGGCCGCTTGGTCCAAGACGGACCGGCGCGGACCCATGACCATGTGATCTTTCATCTGGATTCGGGCGCGGTGCTGCGTTTCCACGATCCCCGTCGCTTTGGGATGATCGATTTGGTCCCGACAAACCGGCTGGAATCGCATGACTTGTTAAAGAATATGGGTCCCGAGCCTTTCGACCCGGCCCTGACCTCCGCGCGTTTCCATGCGATGGCCAAGGGGCGCAGCACATCCTTGAAAGCGTTTTTGCTGGATCAATCCCGTGTGGCCGGGATCGGCAATATCTATGCCTGCGAGGCGCTTTTCCGCGCCCGGCTGCATCCGGCCTTGTCTGCAGGCCAGATGACGCCAACCCAGTCCCGCCACCTGTTGCAAGCCGTGCGGGCGGTGCTGACCGAGGCCATCCAATCGGGCGGCTCATCCTTGCGCGATTATGTGCAAAGCGATGGCAGCTTGGGCTATTTTCAGCACGGCTTTGCCGTCTATGATCGCAAGGATCGCCCCTGCCCCGTCTGCGCCACCCCCATCGCTCGCCTCACCCAATCCGCCCGCTCGACCTTTTTTTGTACGAAGTGTCAGGCCGCATAA
- a CDS encoding NUDIX hydrolase, with product MDAFKKHLADVVILTSGGKILLQQRPMNWKTNPGGLNLFGGHVEDGEEPIEAAVREIHEETGGVMHASDLLFIGTLTEGWTNHTEAVHIYFWHDERKTITGCYEAEAVEFDSFSMAINQPSLMAYAKWALEECKRRGLIPSSD from the coding sequence TTGGACGCCTTTAAAAAGCATCTTGCCGATGTTGTCATTCTAACTTCGGGCGGAAAGATTCTTCTGCAACAACGCCCCATGAATTGGAAAACAAATCCCGGTGGGCTGAATTTGTTTGGCGGCCATGTTGAAGACGGCGAAGAACCTATCGAAGCTGCGGTAAGAGAAATCCATGAAGAAACAGGAGGCGTGATGCACGCCAGCGACCTGCTCTTTATTGGAACATTGACCGAAGGATGGACAAATCACACCGAAGCCGTCCACATCTACTTTTGGCATGATGAGCGTAAGACCATCACCGGATGCTACGAGGCTGAAGCGGTTGAGTTTGACTCCTTCTCGATGGCTATCAACCAACCCAGCTTAATGGCCTATGCAAAATGGGCACTTGAGGAATGTAAGCGCAGAGGCCTGATCCCGTCATCAGACTAA
- a CDS encoding histidine phosphatase family protein, which yields MNTKETQEAAFVDAQHRLVAELPDSFFYLRHGKTTDNQAEIISGGERDHESILLPESIEEASRLGATIENMREYIALICHSPMIRARDTARYINATANIPMIEIQKLHEWKVGNCSGRKNQEFSGPLSNWEYDPDGGESRTVFATRVAEGMEECCRSLNPYRARTADKPRSMLVVAHAGVWWALRELLGLERDQIHNCVPIQVERVPNQTNNKDGLPRWQHRALSL from the coding sequence ATGAATACAAAAGAAACCCAAGAGGCCGCTTTCGTAGATGCTCAGCATCGTCTAGTCGCTGAGCTGCCAGATTCATTTTTCTATCTCCGTCACGGTAAGACAACTGATAATCAGGCAGAAATCATCAGCGGGGGAGAGCGCGATCACGAATCAATTCTTCTTCCTGAATCAATCGAAGAGGCCTCGCGTCTAGGTGCTACGATCGAGAATATGCGCGAATATATCGCCTTGATTTGCCACAGCCCCATGATAAGGGCGCGCGATACTGCCAGGTATATCAATGCCACAGCCAATATTCCTATGATCGAGATTCAAAAATTGCACGAATGGAAGGTAGGAAACTGTTCTGGGAGAAAGAATCAGGAATTCTCGGGGCCGTTGTCCAATTGGGAGTATGACCCGGATGGTGGCGAATCTCGGACCGTCTTTGCGACACGCGTGGCGGAAGGAATGGAAGAGTGTTGTCGATCTTTGAATCCATATCGAGCTCGGACCGCCGACAAACCAAGAAGTATGCTTGTCGTTGCTCATGCGGGTGTGTGGTGGGCTCTGAGGGAGTTATTGGGTCTTGAGCGTGATCAAATTCATAATTGCGTCCCAATACAGGTAGAGCGCGTTCCAAATCAGACCAACAACAAGGATGGGCTTCCTCGGTGGCAACATCGTGCCTTGTCCTTGTAA
- the infB gene encoding translation initiation factor IF-2 — MNETTPQEPKKILSLGERKTLELKKAPAAAVVRQSFSHGRSNTVKVEVRRARNEKVAPEAPIAKAPVEGPAKTRGVATSAAARTLTQEERDARIRALRGAILEGAARARSNAISAEEELSHLEAAATTEAASSTAEERPAVKLDAQTLRQREMDELKRIQDESKQAEVERRKQEDVVRARQNQNTTLTTSSRSGTTSAATSEPRGGAGAVSALVRRGVGSVAATSEEEAPRRGSRGPRTAGRGATMRKGEEQRQRNGRLTVSKALGDEGEVEGRSFAALRRARERGRRQFAVSDSARITRDVIIPEVITVQELANRMAERGSAVIKVLMKMGVMATITQSLDADTAELVATEFGHRPKRVTDADVELGLSGPEDVQVDLQPRPPVVTVMGHVDHGKTSLLDAMRQANVASREAGGITQHIGAYQVVLPAREGAPSGRITFIDTPGHAAFTEMRARGANVTDVVVLVVAADDGVMPQTIEAIRHAKAAGVPMIVAINKCDLPGANPDRVRQALLQHEVQVEAMGGEILDCEVSAKTKLGLDKLLEAILLQAEILQLKANPDRPAEGTVIEAKLDRGRGAVATVLVQRGTLRQGDIVVAGSEWGRVRALIDDHGQTTPAAGPSAPVEILGLQAAPMAGDPLSVVESESRAREICEFRQRRKRTAVLSASTRGSLQQMLEGLKAGTAKELAIVVKGDVQGSVEAIKAALEGLGSQADREEVRVRVLDSSVGAISESDVTLANASRALIIGFNVRANPQARDMARRDGIEIRYYSIIYEIIDDIRAALGNMLAPTVREQIVGNAQVLQVFNITKVGKVAGCKVTEGVIRRGAKVRLLRDSIVVFEGALKTLKRQKDEVKEVREGFECGMAFENFDDVKEGDIIEAVEVEKVARQLA, encoded by the coding sequence ATGAACGAAACGACACCACAAGAGCCGAAGAAGATTCTCAGCCTCGGCGAGCGTAAAACGCTGGAGCTGAAAAAGGCCCCGGCGGCTGCCGTCGTGCGGCAGAGCTTTTCGCATGGCCGTTCCAATACGGTGAAAGTGGAAGTGCGCCGCGCGCGCAATGAAAAGGTCGCGCCGGAAGCTCCCATAGCCAAGGCTCCCGTCGAAGGTCCCGCAAAGACCAGGGGCGTGGCGACCTCTGCCGCCGCGCGCACCTTGACGCAAGAAGAGCGCGATGCCCGCATCCGCGCCTTGCGCGGCGCTATTTTGGAAGGCGCGGCCCGCGCGCGCAGCAACGCAATCTCGGCCGAGGAGGAACTCTCCCATCTCGAAGCCGCCGCCACGACCGAAGCGGCCAGCAGCACTGCCGAGGAACGGCCCGCCGTCAAGCTTGACGCGCAGACCTTGCGCCAGCGCGAAATGGACGAGCTCAAGCGAATCCAAGACGAATCCAAGCAGGCCGAGGTCGAGCGCCGCAAGCAAGAAGACGTGGTGCGCGCCCGGCAGAATCAAAATACCACCTTGACCACCAGCTCGCGTTCGGGGACGACCAGCGCGGCGACCAGCGAACCGCGCGGCGGTGCCGGGGCGGTTTCGGCCCTGGTGCGGCGCGGCGTGGGCAGCGTGGCCGCCACTTCCGAGGAAGAAGCGCCGCGACGCGGCAGCCGTGGGCCGCGTACCGCCGGACGCGGCGCGACCATGCGCAAGGGCGAAGAACAACGTCAGCGCAATGGCCGCTTGACGGTTTCCAAGGCTTTGGGCGACGAGGGCGAGGTGGAAGGGCGCAGCTTTGCCGCCTTGCGCCGCGCCCGCGAACGCGGCCGTCGGCAATTCGCCGTCTCGGACAGCGCGCGCATCACGCGCGACGTCATTATTCCCGAAGTCATCACCGTGCAGGAATTGGCCAATCGTATGGCCGAACGCGGCAGCGCCGTCATCAAGGTGCTGATGAAGATGGGCGTGATGGCCACCATCACGCAAAGCCTGGACGCGGACACCGCCGAATTGGTGGCCACCGAATTCGGCCATCGTCCCAAGCGCGTTACCGACGCCGATGTGGAGCTGGGCCTATCCGGTCCCGAGGATGTTCAGGTCGATCTGCAGCCGCGCCCGCCCGTGGTGACGGTGATGGGCCATGTGGACCATGGCAAGACCTCGTTGCTCGACGCGATGCGTCAGGCCAATGTCGCCAGCCGCGAGGCCGGGGGCATCACCCAGCATATCGGCGCTTATCAGGTCGTTCTGCCCGCGCGCGAAGGCGCGCCTTCGGGGCGCATCACCTTTATCGACACGCCCGGCCATGCCGCCTTTACCGAAATGCGCGCGCGCGGTGCCAATGTCACGGATGTCGTGGTGTTGGTGGTGGCCGCCGATGACGGCGTCATGCCGCAAACGATCGAGGCCATTCGCCACGCCAAGGCGGCGGGCGTGCCCATGATCGTGGCGATCAACAAATGCGATCTGCCCGGGGCCAATCCCGACCGCGTGCGCCAAGCCCTGCTGCAACACGAAGTGCAGGTCGAGGCCATGGGCGGCGAGATATTGGATTGCGAAGTCTCGGCCAAGACCAAACTGGGCCTTGATAAATTGCTCGAAGCCATCTTGCTGCAGGCCGAAATCCTGCAATTAAAGGCCAATCCCGATCGTCCCGCCGAAGGCACGGTGATCGAGGCCAAACTGGATCGCGGACGCGGCGCGGTGGCCACGGTGCTGGTGCAGCGCGGCACGCTGCGCCAGGGCGATATCGTGGTGGCGGGCAGCGAATGGGGCCGCGTGCGCGCCCTGATCGACGACCACGGCCAGACGACTCCGGCGGCCGGTCCCTCGGCTCCGGTCGAGATCTTGGGCTTGCAGGCCGCTCCCATGGCGGGCGATCCGCTATCGGTGGTCGAATCGGAAAGCCGGGCGCGCGAGATTTGCGAGTTCCGTCAACGCCGCAAGCGGACCGCCGTGTTGTCGGCGTCCACGCGCGGCTCGTTGCAACAGATGCTCGAAGGCCTCAAGGCCGGCACTGCCAAGGAATTGGCCATCGTGGTCAAGGGCGACGTGCAAGGCTCGGTCGAGGCCATCAAGGCCGCCTTGGAAGGTCTGGGCTCCCAGGCCGACCGCGAAGAGGTGCGCGTGCGCGTGCTGGACTCTTCGGTCGGTGCCATCAGCGAGTCGGATGTGACCTTGGCCAACGCCTCGCGCGCCTTGATCATCGGCTTTAACGTCCGCGCCAATCCCCAGGCGCGCGACATGGCGCGGCGCGACGGCATCGAGATCCGCTATTACTCGATCATCTACGAGATCATTGACGATATCCGCGCGGCGCTTGGCAATATGCTGGCTCCCACGGTGCGCGAGCAGATCGTGGGCAATGCCCAGGTTCTTCAGGTGTTCAACATCACCAAGGTCGGCAAGGTGGCCGGGTGTAAGGTCACCGAAGGCGTCATCCGTCGCGGCGCGAAGGTGCGCCTGCTGCGCGATTCCATCGTCGTCTTCGAAGGCGCGCTTAAGACCCTCAAGCGTCAGAAGGACGAAGTGAAGGAAGTGCGCGAAGGCTTTGAATGCGGCATGGCGTTCGAGAACTTCGATGACGTCAAAGAAGGCGATATCATCGAAGCCGTCGAAGTCGAGAAGGTCGCTCGCCAACTGGCTTGA
- a CDS encoding DUF448 domain-containing protein yields the protein MRRGTGPDARTTEDSVAERRCLVSGQLQPRAGLIRFVLSPEGIVTADIEESLPGRGFWLAAEREVLEQAAKRSPFARASKGQAKPLPPDWLSLLENRLRQRCKDLLGLARRSGLVSCGFDKAQETLRKSVRAKTAVVWLEATEASPGESRRLARGAGISDEPCSVLTSEDMASALGLEHAVHVVLTAHRLTENLRKDLTRLQGVLGVTPRGASFAGEISATSTPNTTDVT from the coding sequence ATGCGGCGCGGCACAGGCCCCGATGCAAGAACGACGGAGGATTCCGTCGCCGAGCGTCGCTGCCTGGTCAGCGGCCAGTTGCAGCCACGCGCGGGTCTGATCCGTTTCGTCTTATCGCCCGAAGGCATCGTCACCGCCGATATCGAGGAAAGTCTGCCCGGTCGCGGGTTCTGGCTGGCGGCCGAGCGCGAGGTGCTGGAACAGGCGGCCAAGCGCAGCCCCTTTGCACGCGCCAGTAAGGGCCAGGCCAAGCCTTTGCCCCCCGATTGGCTGTCTCTTTTAGAGAACCGCTTGCGTCAACGCTGCAAAGACTTGCTGGGTTTGGCGCGCCGCTCCGGCTTGGTGTCTTGCGGATTCGACAAGGCGCAAGAGACCTTACGCAAATCAGTCCGCGCCAAGACGGCTGTGGTCTGGTTGGAAGCGACCGAAGCCAGCCCCGGCGAAAGCCGCCGATTGGCGCGCGGCGCGGGGATCTCCGATGAGCCCTGCTCCGTCCTGACAAGCGAGGATATGGCCTCGGCCTTGGGACTGGAACATGCGGTGCATGTGGTCCTGACGGCGCATCGCCTGACCGAGAATCTCCGCAAAGATTTGACGCGCTTACAAGGCGTCTTGGGCGTCACCCCGCGCGGGGCTTCCTTCGCGGGGGAAATCAGTGCTACAAGTACTCCTAACACTACGGACGTGACATGA
- the nusA gene encoding transcription termination/antitermination protein NusA, translating to MDLVQVVDAAAREKGIDREEMFLAIEEAVQKIGRAKYGHEHDIRGLVDRKTGLIQMRRCLQVVEVVENDATQMTLKEALRRNPDAKVGDVFIEELPPFEFGRVPAQIAKQVIVQKIREAERARQYAEYKDRVSEIVNGIVKRVEFGNVTVDLGRAEAVLRRDETLPREHFKLNDRVRAYIYDVRSEQRGPQIFLSRTHPLFMAKLFSQEVPEIYDGIIEIKAVARDPGSRAKIAVISHDGGIDPVGACVGMRGSRVQAVVGELQGEKIDIIPWSSDPATFVVNALAPAEVAKVVLDEEKNRMDVVVPDEQLSLAIGRRGQNVRLASMLTGWDIDILTEAEESERRQEEFRIRTTLFMEALGVDDVIAHLLVTEGFTRVEQIDQTVTEELAEIEGFDTDIAAELQSRAREWLSQREQKLRDRCAEMGMEAALLDIPHISLEMAAKLGEKNIRKLDDLADLAGDELIEALGDLAPDSDTANAIIMKAREHWFPGEAADAASGPTA from the coding sequence ATGGATCTGGTTCAAGTGGTGGACGCCGCCGCGCGCGAAAAGGGTATCGACCGCGAGGAAATGTTCCTGGCGATCGAAGAGGCCGTGCAAAAGATCGGCCGCGCCAAATATGGCCATGAGCACGACATTCGCGGCCTGGTGGATCGCAAAACCGGTCTTATTCAGATGCGGCGCTGCCTGCAAGTGGTGGAAGTGGTGGAGAACGACGCCACCCAGATGACCCTGAAAGAAGCCTTGCGCCGCAATCCGGACGCCAAAGTGGGCGATGTCTTTATCGAGGAATTGCCGCCTTTCGAATTTGGCCGCGTTCCCGCGCAAATCGCCAAGCAAGTCATCGTGCAAAAAATCCGCGAGGCCGAACGCGCCCGCCAATACGCCGAATACAAGGATCGCGTCAGCGAGATCGTGAACGGCATCGTCAAGCGCGTGGAGTTTGGCAATGTCACCGTCGATCTGGGACGGGCCGAGGCGGTCTTGCGCCGCGACGAGACCTTGCCGCGTGAGCATTTCAAGCTGAACGACCGCGTGCGCGCCTATATCTACGACGTGCGCAGCGAACAACGCGGGCCTCAAATCTTCCTATCGCGCACCCATCCTCTGTTCATGGCCAAGCTGTTTTCTCAGGAAGTGCCGGAAATCTATGACGGCATCATCGAGATCAAGGCCGTGGCTCGCGACCCGGGCAGCCGCGCTAAGATCGCCGTGATTTCCCATGACGGGGGCATCGATCCCGTCGGCGCGTGCGTGGGTATGCGCGGCAGCCGCGTCCAAGCGGTGGTGGGCGAGTTGCAAGGCGAAAAGATCGACATCATCCCCTGGTCCTCGGACCCGGCCACTTTCGTGGTCAATGCCTTGGCCCCCGCCGAGGTCGCCAAGGTGGTGCTGGACGAGGAAAAGAACCGTATGGACGTGGTGGTGCCGGACGAGCAGCTGAGCCTGGCCATCGGCCGACGTGGCCAGAATGTGCGTTTGGCCTCGATGCTGACCGGCTGGGATATCGATATCCTGACCGAGGCCGAAGAGTCCGAACGTCGCCAAGAGGAGTTCCGCATCCGCACGACCTTGTTTATGGAGGCTTTGGGCGTGGACGATGTGATCGCGCATCTGTTGGTCACCGAAGGCTTCACCCGCGTCGAGCAGATCGACCAGACCGTGACCGAGGAATTGGCCGAGATCGAAGGCTTTGACACCGACATCGCCGCCGAGCTGCAAAGCCGCGCCCGCGAATGGCTCAGCCAGCGCGAACAGAAATTGCGCGACCGCTGCGCCGAAATGGGCATGGAGGCCGCCTTGTTGGATATCCCGCATATCTCGCTGGAGATGGCGGCCAAGCTGGGCGAAAAGAACATCCGCAAGCTGGACGATCTGGCCGATCTGGCCGGCGACGAATTGATCGAGGCGCTGGGCGATCTGGCCCCCGATTCCGACACCGCCAACGCCATCATTATGAAGGCGCGCGAACACTGGTTCCCGGGCGAGGCCGCAGACGCGGCCTCGGGACCGACGGCATAA
- a CDS encoding ribosome maturation factor RimP — MARDDTAQRLEKMAIQTAGPMGLAVVRVRLLGGTRPVLEVMAERSDGTPISIGECARLSRGLSAALDVDDPVPGRYVLEVGSPGLERPLTKPQDYDRFAGQLVAISLYPHPQWPRRLKGILRGREGQDVLVDAGPQGLLRIGLEAIEKAHLDPDLGPKPKPGKGPSKKPAIQAEVKEPAPKKSAPGKSGPKKSGPQKSGQGEH, encoded by the coding sequence ATGGCCCGCGACGATACCGCGCAGCGCCTGGAAAAGATGGCGATCCAAACGGCAGGTCCGATGGGCCTGGCCGTGGTGCGTGTGCGCCTGTTGGGCGGAACGCGGCCCGTGCTGGAAGTGATGGCCGAGCGCAGCGACGGCACGCCCATTTCGATCGGCGAATGCGCCCGTCTCAGCCGTGGTCTGTCGGCGGCCTTGGATGTCGATGATCCGGTGCCGGGGCGCTATGTGCTGGAGGTCGGCTCGCCCGGTCTGGAGCGTCCATTGACCAAGCCACAGGACTACGATCGCTTTGCCGGGCAGCTCGTGGCTATCTCTTTGTATCCGCATCCGCAATGGCCGCGCCGCCTGAAAGGCATTCTGCGCGGACGCGAAGGGCAGGATGTGTTGGTCGATGCCGGCCCTCAAGGCCTGCTTCGCATAGGGTTGGAAGCCATCGAAAAGGCGCATCTGGACCCCGATCTGGGGCCAAAGCCGAAACCGGGTAAGGGACCTTCAAAGAAACCGGCCATCCAGGCCGAGGTTAAAGAACCCGCGCCCAAAAAATCGGCGCCTGGGAAATCAGGACCCAAAAAATCAGGACCTCAAAAGTCAGGACAAGGAGAGCATTGA